A region of Plasmodium falciparum 3D7 genome assembly, chromosome: 12 DNA encodes the following proteins:
- a CDS encoding rifin: MKVQYSKILLFPLLLNILSHNKNKPYITTHTPTTTSRVLIECNIYIPNYNNDPDMNSVRENFDRQTSQRFEEYEEHMQDKRQKCKEQCDKDIQKIILKDKMEKSLAEKVEKVCLICACGLGGGVAPVWGLVSGLWYVKWSQYVPVAVTKAGITEGIKEGLSQIMKLTTQWHPGAKTPPVDVTHILSSGKFTNTVTLYDIVHHINDSLYSTLDTQGYTQYCGAISSMASNNLSKFNRTYSTQLQLVSKAVTDAEIAESTKLAADTIILTNTIIASVVAIVVIALVMLIIYLILRYRRKKKNDEKTAI; the protein is encoded by the exons atgaaagtGCAATActctaaaatattattatttcccctcctattaaatatattg tcacataataaaaacaaaccATACATCACAACACATACACCAACTACTACATCACGAGTGTTAATCGaatgtaacatatatattcccaattataataatgatccGGATATGAATTCTGTGAGGGAAAATTTCGATCGACAAACGTCTCAACGTTTTGAAGAATACGAAGAACATATGCAAGATAAGCGacaaaaatgtaaagaaCAATGTGATAaagatatacaaaaaattattttaaaagataaaatggaaaaatcGTTAGCAGAAAAAGTGGAAAAAGTTTGTCTTATTTGTGCATGTGGGTTAGGGGGTGGTGTAGCACCTGTTTGGGGTCTGGTCAGCGGTTTATGGTATGTGAAATGGTCACAATATGTTCCTGTTGCTGTTACTAAAGCCGGTATTACTGAAGGTATAAAAGAGGGTTTATCTCAAATTATGAAATTAACAACACAATGGCATCCTGGGGCAAAAACACCACCTGTTGATGTGACACATATTCTTTCCTCAGGTAAATTTACCAATACTGTAACGCTTTATGATATAGTTCACCACATAAATGATTCTTTGTACAGTACATTAGATACTCAAGGGTATACTCAATATTGCGGAGCTATATCTTCTATGGCTAGTAATAACCTTTCAAAGTTTAATAGAACATATTCTACGCAACTACAATTAGTTTCAAAAGCTGTTACTGATGCTGAAATAGCTGAAAGTACCAAATTAGCAGCTGATACTATTATATTAACTAATACTATTATTGCTTCCGTTGTTGCAATAGTGGTTATAGCTTTAGTTatgttaattatttatttgattttacGTTAtcggagaaaaaaaaaaaatgatgaaaaaactgcaatatag
- a CDS encoding stevor: MNIYHVKMLIFNFLINILVSPHNENYLNKHYNVSLIQNNTKRTTIKSRLLAQTQIHNPHYHNDPELKEIIDKMNEEAIKKYQQTHDPYKQLKEVVEKNGTKYTGGNDAEPMSTLEKELLETYEEMFGNDSDMLKSGMSPNFDEKSSTCEYIDIHGVKLAKTKGRDKYLKHLKGRCTRGIYISSLATVILTTIALYAAKTAALNYIVGIKGSYSACASFVTIFNMLSRESIIAVLETSAGFCASGAGDLGGTVAANALVAIYPCGIAALVLLILTVVLIILYIWLYRRRKNSWKHECKKHLCK; the protein is encoded by the exons atgaatatatatcacgttaaaatgttaatatttaactttttaataaatattttagtaTCACCACATAAT gagAATTATCTAAATAAACATTATAATGTAAGTCTCATTCAAAACAACACCAAAAGAACAACGATAAAATCAAGACTTTTAGCACAAACGCAAATCCATAATCCGCATTATCATAATGACCCAGAactaaaagaaataattgaTAAAATGAACGAGGAAGCAATCAAAAAATATCAACAAACTCATGATCCATATAAACAATTAAAAGAAGTAgtagaaaaaaatggaaCAAAATATACAGGTGGTAATGATGCAGAACCTATGTCAACGctagaaaaagaattattggAAACATATGAAGAAATGTTTGGTAACGATAGTGATATGTTGAAGTCGGGCATGAGTCCCAATTTTGATGAAAAATCTTCAACATGtgaatatattgatattCATGGTGTGAAATTAGCAAAAACAAAAGGAAGAGATAAGTATTTAAAGCACTTAAAAGGGAGATGTACCCgtggtatatatatttcttcacTTGCTACAGTAATCTTAACAACAATCGCTTTGTATGCTGCTAAAACGGCTGCCCTAAATTATATTGTGGGAATAAAAGGATCTTATAGTGCGTGTGCATCCTTTGTTACTATATTTAACATGCTTAGTAGAGAATCTATTATTGCAGTTCTTGAAACAAGCGCTGGATTTTGTGCAAGTGGTGCTGGTGATTTAGGCGGAACTGTTGCAGCGAATGCTTTGGTCGCAATATACCCTTGTGGTATTGCAGCTTTGGTTCTACTTATATTAACTGTTgtacttataatattatatatatggttatatagaagaagaaaaaattcaTGGAAACATGAGTGCAAGAAACATTTATGTAAGTAA
- a CDS encoding rifin produces MKVHYINILLFALPRNILVNTHKKLSITPPHIQTTRLLCECELFAPQNYDNDPEMKSVMQQFEDRTSQRFQEYDERLQEKRQICKDKCDKEIQKIILKDKLEKELTEKFATLQTDIHSDAIPTCICEKSIADKVEKTCLNCGKNLGGFVPGLGLIGGSALYVAAVKSSVELGIKMGMQSVISDLKVLWDLTSLIKAKVIENFVTPTNYCNITSIIEFLQNINKSSCAAKTKITPLFCSTVEYQGPEELAKRVAGIVEQAQFAGAQAANEKFLELTTSYAILSHPIVISLIVVVAIAVILLIIYLILRYRRKKKMKKKLQYMKLIKE; encoded by the exons atgaaagtccattatattaatatattattgtttgctCTTCCACGAAATATATTG GTAAATACCCACAAAAAACTATCCATCACACCACCTCATATACAAACTACCAGATTATTATGCGAATGCGAATTATTTGCACCACAAAATTATGACAACGATCCTGAAATGAAATCTGTGATGCAACAATTTGAGGATCGTACGTCACAAAGGTTTCAAGAATACGATGAAAGGTTGCAAGAAAAACGACAAATATGTAAAGATAAATGCGATAAAGAAatccaaaaaattattttaaaagataaattagaAAAGGAATTAACCGAAAAGTTCGCGACATTACAAACTGATATACATAGTGATGCCATTCCAACATGTATTTGCGAAAAGTCGATAGCAGATAAAGTGGAGAAAACATGTTTAAATTGTGGAAAAAATCTAGGAGGTTTTGTTCCGGGATTGGGCTTGATAGGTGGCAGTGCTTTATATGTTGCCGCAGTAAAATCATCTGTGGAGTTAGGTATTAAAATGGGTATGCAATCAGTTATTTCTGACCTAAAAGTGTTATGGGATCTGACTAGTTTAATTAAGGCTAAAGTTATAGAAAATTTTGTTACTCCTACaaattattgtaatataaCATCTATTATTGAATTTCTCCAGAACATAAATAAGAGTTCATGTGCAGCAAAAACTAAAATCACTCCATTATTTTGCAGTACTGTAGAATACCAAGGACCAGAAGAATTAGCTAAACGTGTAGCAGGTATTGTTGAACAAGCTCAATTTGCTGGTGCTCAAGCTGCAAATGAAAAATTCCTTGAGCTAACAACTTCATATGCTATATTATCTCATCCTATAGTAATTTCTCTTATAGTAGTAGTGGCTATAGCTGTTAtacttttaattatatatttaattttacgttatcgcagaaagaagaaaatgaagaaaaaactcCAATAcatgaaattaataaaagaatag
- a CDS encoding rifin, whose product MKIHYTNILLFPLKLNILVNTHKKPSITPRHIQTTRLLCECELYMSNYDNDPEMKRVMQQFHDRTTQRFHEYDDRMIEKRQKCKDRCNKEIEKIILKDKIEKELTETFATLNTNITNEDIPTCICKKSVADKIEKTCLKYGGALGGGVMPGLGLIGGNSVYILANYETINAFIAKTIEELEGIPGITKLFGAKISQFVTPAVFRKPMSLVETILSEKKKLCLCAANKNELLCRGMNPNVPETLPKKIEVAVNEVLSSVNDTWATATTPTTFFTNPIILSAIAILVIVIIMVIIYLILRYRRKQKIKKKLQYIKLLKE is encoded by the exons atgaaaatccattatactaatatattattgtttcctctaaaattaaatatattg GTAAATACCCACAAAAAACCATCCATCACACCACGTCATATACAAACTACCAGATTATTATGCGAGTGCGAATTATATATGTCCAATTATGACAACGATCCTGAAATGAAAAGGGTGATGCAACAATTTCATGATCGTACAACACAAAGGTTTCACGAATACGATGACCGTATGATAGAAAAACGCCAAAAATGTAAAGATCGATGTAACaaagaaattgaaaaaattatattaaaagataaaatcgAAAAAGAATTAACCGAAACGTTCGCGACATTGAACACTAATATAACTAATGAGGATATACCCACATGTATTTGCAAAAAATCAGTAGCggataaaatagaaaaaactTGTTTGAAATATGGAGGTGCGTTGGGAGGTGGTGTGATGCCTGGATTGGGATTGATAGGTGGAAatagtgtatatatattagccAATTATGAGACTATCAACGCATTTATTGCGAAAACAATTGAAGAATTGGAAGGAATTCCTGGTATAACTAAGCTATTTGGTGCAAAAATTTCACAATTTGTGACTCCAGCAGTTTTTCGTAAGCCAATGTCTCTTGTTGAAACAATTCtaagtgaaaaaaaaaaattgtgctTATGCGCTGCTAACAAAAACGAACTTTTATGTCGTGGAATGAATCCAAATGTCCCAGAAACTTTACCTAAAAAAATAGAAGTTGCTGTGAACGAAGTTTTGTCCAGTGTAAATGATACATGGGCTACGGCAACAACGCCAACAACATTTTTTACAAATCCTATAATTTTATCTGCTATAGCAATATTGGTAATAGTTATAATTAtggtaattatttatttgattttacGTTAtagaagaaaacaaaaaataaagaaaaaactccaatatataaaattattaaaagaatag
- a CDS encoding rifin, with the protein MKLHCSKILLFLLPLNILVTSLSNVYSKNKSYITQRHTPRYTSRVLSECDIPSSIYDNDPDMKSVKGTFDRQTSQRFEEYDERMKGKRQKRKEERDKNIQEIIEKDRMDKSLAEKVEKCCLICGCGLGGVAASVGLIGGLTVNELKKAAMVVAIAGAQKSGALAGEVARIPAAIEAVISGIEREFGVSTDGVQGLKSLFTANTYNDVTMIARAINSEYNASSCLIGRSATDNSICPWVMTKQGAAPRIQGKAVSTYEVIETAVKSIVSDAPKAAETAVETATKEFIKASTDAVESTYASCQIAIIASVVAILIIVLVMIIIYLILRYRRKKKMKKKAQYTKLLNE; encoded by the exons ATGAAACTTCACTGctctaaaatattattatttttacttccattaaatatattagtaACATCATTATCAAat gtgtatagtaaaaataaatcatacaTCACACAACGTCATACGCCAAGATATACATCACGAGTGTTAAGCGAATGTGACATACCATCGTCAATTTATGATAATGATCCGGACATGAAATCAGTGAAGGGAACTTTCGATCGACAAACGTCACAACGTTTTGAAGAATACGATGAACGTATGAAAGGTAAACGCCAAAAACGTAAAGAAGAACGtgacaaaaatatacaagAAATTATTGAAAAAGATAGAATGGACAAATCATTAGCAGAAAAAGTAGAAAAATGTTGTCTTATATGTGGGTGTGGGCTAGGAGGTGTTGCAGCAAGTGTTGGATTAATTGGTGGACTTACTGTAAATGAGTTGAAAAAAGCTGCTATGGTTGTCGCTATTGCAGGTGCTCAAAAATCCGGTGCCCTAGCCGGTGAAGTTGCACGTATTCCAGCAGCTATTGAAGCAGTTATTTCAGGAATAGAAAGAGAATTTGGTGTATCAACTGATGGTGTTCAGGGATTGAAATCATTATTTACTGCAAATACTTATAATGATGTTACAATGATTGCTCGTGCTATAAATAGTGAATATAACGCATCGTCATGTCTAATAGGTCGCTCTGCCACTGATAATTCTATTTGCCCTTGGGTGATGACAAAGCAGGGAGCTGCACCGAGAATTCAAGGGAAAGCTGTTTCAACGTATGAAGTTATAGAAACAGCTGTAAAATCTATCGTCTCAGATGCCCCCAAAGCTGCTGAAACAGCTGTAGAAACGGCTACTAAAGAATTTATAAAAGCTAGCACTGATGCAGTAGAATCTACATATGCTAGTTGCCAGATTGCTATTATTGCTTCTGTTGTTGCAATATTGATTATAGTTTTagttatgataattatttatttaattttacgttatcgacgaaaaaaaaaaatgaagaaaaaagcccaatacacaaaattattaaatgaataa
- a CDS encoding rifin gives MKIHYINILLFPLKLNILIYNQRNHKSTTHHTLKIPITRLLCECELYTPANYDNDPQMKEVMDNFNRQTQQRFHEYDERMVEKRMQCKDKCDKEIQKIILKDKLEKQMEQQLTTLETKITTDDIPTCLCEKSVADKMEKTCLRCAGVLGGGVMPGMGLIDGSLLGAISVLKPAAIIAAKDAALAEATALATQAGMREVVLKIEQFLKLFSEKEKIFDLKLIVNKSNFSCGSSLFQNAKELANKSCVAKPNGSYTSFCNSITYSRVEPFNGYAQAGITKYNETLPLQKALLEKAKVDAVNTTYAAYHTSIIASIVAVVVIVLIMVIIYLILRYRRKKKMKKKLQYIKLLEE, from the exons atgaaaatccattatattaatatattattgtttcctctaaaattaaatatattg atatataatcaAAGGAACCATAAAAGCACCACACATCATACATTAAAAATACCAATCACTAGATTATTATGCGAATGTGAATTATATACACCTGCCAACTATGATAATGACCCACAAATGAAAGAAGTTATGGATAATTTCAATCGTCAAACACAACAGAGATTTCATGAATATGACGAACGTATGGTCGAAAAACGAATGCAATGTAAAGATAAATGCGATAAAGAAatccaaaaaattatattaaaagataaattagaaaaaCAAATGGAACAACAGTTAACCACATTAGAAACAAAGATAACCACTGACGATATACCTACATGTCTTTGTGAAAAGTCTGTGGCGgacaaaatggaaaaaacaTGTTTGCGATGTGCAGGTGTATTGGGAGGTGGTGTGATGCCTGGAATGGGATTGATAGATGGAAGTCTTTTAGGTGCTATAAGTGTGTTGAAACCTGCAGCAATTATAGCTGCTAAGGATGCGGCCTTAGCTGAGGCTACTGCTCTTGCTACGCAAGCTGGTATGAGAGAAGTCGTCCTTAAAATTGAGCAATTTCTTAAGCTTTTTtctgaaaaagaaaaaatatttgatttGAAACTAATTGTTAATAAATCAAATTTCAGTTGCGGTTCTTCTCTATTTCAAAATGCTAAGGAACTAGCTAATAAATCCTGTGTAGCTAAACCAAATGGAAGTTATACTTCTTTTTGTAATTCCATAACGTACAGTCGTGTAGAACCGTTTAATGGTTACGCGCAAGCTGGTATTactaaatataatgaaacatTACCATTACAAAAAGCACTACTTGAAAAAGCAAAGGTGGATGCAGTAAACACTACATATGCAGCTTACCACACTAGTATTATTGCTTCCATCGTTGCAGTTGTAGTTATAGTTTTAATTAtggtaattatttatttgattttacgttatcgacgaaaaaaaaaaatgaagaaaaaactccaatatataaaattattagaagAATAG